The Blattabacterium sp. (Blatta orientalis) str. Tarazona genome contains the following window.
GAGGAATAATATGTTTTTGTACAGGTTCAGGAATTCCATATTTGTTATTCTTTAAGGTAGTTTTTCTATCAAGAAGACAATTTTCTATGGATAAACTGTGAAAATTTGAGTAAGGAACTGTTATATATTTCCCTTTTTGAAAAAGAAAGTTAGTAATGAGGAAAGTATTGATTTCGTTATATTTTTGTATAGGTAAAAAAATATGATAATATGTTTTCTCCCATATAAAGAAAAGTTTTTTGAATTGAATAAATATATCATAACTACTTTTCAATACTTCTTTTTTAGTAAGTGATTTTCTGTAAAAAAGATATTTTTTTCGTAATTTTTTTTTCATTCATTATCTATGAATCTTTATTTTTTATAGTTTCCATGAAACTTTCTAATACTTTTACTATTTTTTGAGGGTTTTCTATTGCCCCCATGTGACCAGTTGGAACATCAATAAAATGACTGTTATATCCGCTTTTTGCTTCTTCACGGAGTTTTTTTGCAGGAAGTATTAAATCATATATTCCGACCACATATAATTTTGGAAATTTAGTTCTTTTTAATAAAAATCTTCTATCTTTACGAATAGACATTCCACGCAAAAAAGATATTACACTATGAATAGGAGTTGAAATAGCTATTCTTTTTAAAAATTTTAATTCTTTTTGGAAAGAACTTAATTTATTAGGATCAAATAATGTATTAATACTAGTAGATACAAATAATGGATAATGATCTATTGCGAATTTTATGGATCGAATACGATTATTTTTTTTTTCTTTTGTATCTGATTCTGCGGTAGAATGAAGTAAACATAAACCTAAAAATATCTCTGGATATTCTTCTGCAAGCGCTAAAGCTATATATCCTCCCATAGAATGACCTATAAAAACAGCTTTTTCTATATTCTCTTTTTGTAAAAGAAATTTAATAGTATCAGCCACTTCTTCCATTGTGGTAGTGGAAGAATCTTTTTTTTCTAGAAAACTTTTTCCATGACCAGGTAAATCAATTGAAAGGACTTTGTATTTTTTTGAAAAAATATCATATATATAATTCCAAATTTCTAAACTTTCCATAAATCCATGTAAAAAAACCATGGAGATTCCATTTCCTTTTGTTTTATAATAGATATTTTTTTTCTTATGAAAATATATGAACATATTCTTATATTAAAATATAGTTATTATAGAAATTACGTTTTTCTTATTCAAAAATGAAGTTAATAATGTTGTTAACTATAAATATTGGAAATTCCAGTCTTCGTTTTGGACTATTTAATAATAATTATAATTTAAAATGTAATTGTTCATGGATTATTAACAGTAATCCACATAGATCATTGGATGAATATATTTTATTATTTAGGAATATTTATCAACAATATGGAATCCTATCCAAATTAATACAAAATATTGTGATTGGATCCGTAGTCCCTCCTCTTACAAACATTGTAGAACAATCTTTATATGAAATTCATAAAATAAAACCGATAGTAGTAGATAGATATTCCGCTTCTCCAATAAAACATTATTCTCATCAATTAGGAACAGATTTATATGCTAATGCTATAGCTGCATATACACATAATAAAAAAAATACTCTAGTGGTCGATTTTGGAACTGCTTTAAGTTTAACCTGCATAGATAAATCTGGAACTCTTCAAGGAGTTATTATTGCTCCAGGAGTCAATAGCTCTTTATCTGCATTGATAGGAAATACGGCTCAACTATCGCAAATAGAATTAAAAAAACCCCCTAGTATATTAGGACAGTATACTGAAACCTGTATCCAAAGTGGAATTATTTATGGATACATCAGTATGGTAGAAGGACTCATTAACCGAATTAATAAAGAATTAAAAACAAACTGTTTTGTTATAGCTACAGGAGGGCTTTCTCATATTTATACTCCTTTAACTAAAAAAATTCATCTTAAAGATAAGTTGCATACAATAAAAGGTTTAAAAATTCTATTTCATTGGAATAGATAGAGAATGTTAATTTACAAACCAATAGATTTTTTAATTTTTTCTGATAAAATCTTGAAATGATTTGCAGATAAAGATATTCTTTTCTTAGAAAAATCCCCATCACTTTCTTGATCCATAGGGATTAAATGGATATGAACATGTGGAATTTCAAAACCCATCACAAATATTCCAACACGATTACAAGGAATTATTTTTTCAATGCCTATAGCTACTTTTCTAGTAAAAGACATGATAGATAAAAAATCTTTTTCTGGAAGAGAAAATATTTTTTCTGGATTATTTTTTTTTGGAATCACTAAAGTATGACCAATTTTTATTGGATAAATATCTAAAAAAGCAAGATTTTCAAAATCTTCTGCGACTTTATAAGCAGGGACTTCGTTTCTTATTATATGTGTAAATATATTTTTACGATTCATTTCATTCACTAAATGCTATTTCTAAAATTTCATAATCAAGTATCATTTTATTAGGTAACTTAATATGAGCAATTTGTCCTACTTGTTTTCCAAGTAATCCTGTAGATATAGGAGTGTTTATAGAAATTTTACCAGATTTTAAATCTGCTTCTCCTTCTGGAACTAAGGTATATATTTGTTCTCCTCCATATGTTAAATTTTTTACCCTAACTGTAGATAGAATAGAAACTCTGCTTCTATTGATTTTTGATCCATCAATAATTCTTGCATTGGATAGTTTTTTTTTTAATTTGGCTATGTTCATTTCTAAAAAACCCTGTGCTTCTTTTATAGCATCATATTCTGCATTTTCTGAAAGATCTCCTTTATCTCTGGCTTCTGCTATTTGCATTGATATTTTTGGTCTTTCAATGTTTTCTAATCTTTCTATTTCTTGTTGTAGTTTTTTAATCCCTCTTTAGTGATATATTCGAATTTTTCTTTTTCCATAGTATTTTTTCATTTTTCGATCTTTTCATCCAATTATAAAGTTAGTTGATTTTGTGAATTATTATGTAAATTATTTTTTTCTCCTTATTAAAAATATAGTGTTTATTGTTCAGTTTTTTCTTATTATTTCATTGTCCATCGTATCCTCAATTACGGGAAAAGTGATCAAAATTTATGATGGAGATACTTTTAGAATTGATACGAAAAAAATGGAAGAATATAAAATAAGAATTTCTGATATAGATTGTCCAGAAAAAAATCAATCTTATGGAATAGAAGCAAAAAATTTTTTAACAAAAAAATTCTAAATAAAACAGTTTTAATCAAGAATCTAAAAAGAGACAAATATAATCGTATTGTTGGGTTGGTTATTTATGATAAAAATAAAGATTTAGGAAAGGATATTATAGAGTCTGGATTTGCTTGGGTTTGGAAATTTTCTAAAAATGTTCTATATAAAAGAATTGAATCTCAAGCGAGAAAAAGAAAATTGGACTATGGAAAAAAAATAACCCTATAGATCCCTACAATTGGAGAAAAAAAAGATCATTCTATCCTTACAATATTTGCTCCTAAAAGACGTAATCTTTGATCAATATTTTCATATCCTCGGTCTATTTGTTCTATATTCTTTATCCTACTAGTTCCTTTAGCAGAAAGTGCAGCTATAAGAAGAGATATTCCAGCCCGTATATCTGGAGAGTTTAATAGAGTCCCTCGTAAAGAAGATTGATGATTCAAACCAATAACGGTTGCTCTATGAGGATCACATAATATTATTTGTGCACCCATTTCAATTAATTTGTCTACAAAAAATAATCTACTTTCGAACATTTTTTGATGGATTAAGACACTTCCTTTCGCTTGAGTAGCTACCACAGTTAAAATACTTAGTAAATCTGGAGTTAAACCTGGCCATGGCGCGTCAGAAATTGTTAATATGGCGTTATTTAATAATTTTTTTATCTGGTATGATTTTTGAGATGGGATATAAATATCATCGTCTTTCTTTTCTAAGGAGATTCCCATTTTTTGGAATATATTCGGAATGATTCCTAGGTTTTTCCAACTAACATTCCGAATTATTATCTCAGAACTAGTAATAGCGGCTAATCCTATCCAACTTCCTATTTCTACCATATCAGGTAAAATAGTATGGATACATCCTCTCAATTCTGTAACTCCAGTAACATGGATTAAATTAGAACCTATGCCTTTTATTTTTGCCCCCATTCTATTTAATAACCTACATAATTGTTGAATATATGGTTCACAAGCCGCATTATAAATAGTGGTTTTTCCTTTAGCTAAAGATGCCGCCATGATAATGTTAGCTGTAGCTGTTATAGAGGCTTCTTCTAGAAGAAGAAATTTTCCTTTTAAATATTTAGAGGTCAGATAGAAATACTGATTTTCTCTATTATAATCTATATGACTTCCTAAAGATTCAAAACCTCTTAGATGTGCATCTAAACGTCTACGACCAATTCTATCTCCTCCTGGGATCGGCATGCACCCTTTTCCAAATCTAGCTAGCAAAGGTCCCGCAATCATGACAGATCCTCTAATACATTTTCCATCCTCACGAAATTTTTTCGTATTTAAATATTCTAGACAAATGTTTTTAGCTTGAAAAGTAAAATCTCCAATATCATTTTTTTTTACTACAACTCCTAAGTGTTGAAGTATTTGCATCAAACATTTTACATCTCCTATTTCTGGAATATTTTTTATTCTCAATTTCTCAGAGGTTAGCAAGACTGCACATAAAACTTGCAAAGCTTCATTTTTTGCTCCTTGTGGTTTTATTTCTCCTTTTAGAGGAGATCCTCCTTCTATCTTAAAAGAAGCCATAATTCATCCTATTTTCTTTTTTCTCATATAGTTTTTTTTTCTTTTTGGATTTAAAAGATAGGAGCATTGTAATAACGGATCTGTATTATTCATTAAACAGATTTTTCCTTTTGAAAGGACTTTTAAATCTTTAAAGATAATATCATCTTCTACAAGGTTTTTATTCCATCTCAAATAATTTTTCTTCATAGTATTTGCTATCGCATAAAATAACCCTTCTTTTTTTTGTCTATTTTTGCAATGTATTGCTACATGGATCATGTTTCTAATGATTTTTCCATAATATCGGAAATCAGTTAAATATTCAGGATATTCCACTTTTTTATAATAAAAAATTTTTATTTTTTCTGGATGAGGTTTTGGAAAAGGAGGATCAACATCTAATTGATATTTAGACATAATAAATAATTGATTCCATAGTTTATGTTGAAAATATGGATTATTCAATCTAGGATTTGAATCCGTCATCAATTTAATGATACTCCAAGCGCAACGATTACGTTTTTTCCTATTTTTTATTTGTATTGCATAAGCAATCATCTTATGAATATTTCTACCATATTCTGGGATAACCAATTTGAAACGATTAGTATTATATTCCATATTGATTTTTTATTTATAAAAATAAGATCTTTTCTGCAAAAAATTTTTTCTTTCCTTACAGAAAGGATTGAAACAGGATATGCAATGATTATCTGTGCAAGCATCTACATGTACAGATAATTCTACTTTATGTCCAAATTTATCTTTTGTTAAAGTTGTCAACTTTTGGACTTCTTTATTGGATTCTTTGACATTAAAAAACCATGGAACAGTTAAATGACAATCAACATGTAAAGCACTTCCATATTTAATAATTTTTAAATGATGAAGGTCAATCCAATGAATATCTCTTTTTGCATTTATATAAAAAGATAATTTTTTTAAAAGTTCTTTATCAGACTCATCCATAATACCAGCTGTAGCATATCTTAACAATTTTAATCCTGTATATAAAATTACAAAGGAAAAAATAACAGAAATAATAGGGTCTATCCATATCCATTTTGTAATATTTAACAATATTAATCCTATCACTATTCCAAAAGTAGAATAAGTATCTGTTTGAAGATGCTTCCCACTAGCTATTAACGTTAAAGCTCCATTTTTATTTCCTATTTTACAGGCTAAAAAACCTAACCCATAATTAACAATAGCGGTAAATGACATCAGAGGAATTCCATAATCTAATTTTAATAGAATAGGATCATGATGTTTTACATGTATAAAAGTTTTTATGCAAATAGCCATTCCTACAAAAAAAATTAAGAATCCTTCTATAGCTGTTGATATAAATTCTATTTTCCCATGACCATATGGATGATTTTTATCTTTGGGTAAAGAGGATATATACAGGCTATACAAACCGATAAATCCACTAATAATATTGGTTATACTTTCCATTGCATCACTAAATATAGAAAGAGAAGAAGTGATATACCAAGTAATTAACTTGATGAGAAATAAAAGAATAGCTACAAAAAAAATTAATTTTTGTAGACTAAAATTTAGTTTCATCTTTTTATCTTCCATAACATAAAAAGAAATTTAATAATTAGGAATAAATAACAAGTTTAGCTATTTTTAGTAAAATTTTTTTTATTCCTAATTGTTGAAATTTAATTATAGCTATTCCATTTTGAATGTCTAGTATTATTCCCATTCCAAAATTTTTGTGAAATACTTTAACTCCTTTTTTAAACATGGATAATGTATTCTTTTCATCAGGATACAAATCTTTTGATATAGGATTGGCTTTATTTGAATTATTAATTCCATGTTCTCTGTCAATAAATTTCTCGCTTATTTCCTGAATAAAACGACTAGGAACCGTTCTGATTTTTTTTCCCCATAAAAAACGAGATTTTGCATATGTTAATATAGCTTTTTTTTGAGCTCTTGTTATAGCAACATAGAATAGACGGCGTTCTTCTTCAAGTTTCAATTCATTTTCTAAACTAGATTTTGATGGAAATAAGTTTTCTTCTAATCCTGCAATAAAAACCACGGAAAATTCTAAACCTTTAGATGAATGTATAGTCATTAAGGATACCTGATTTTCTTCATTTTCCTCATCGATTCCTTCTTTTAAAGAAAAATATCGCAAAAATCCAGATAAACTCATATCTCCATTTTTCTTTAATATTTTTTGCTCTTTTAGATATATAGATATATTCTCTAATATGTATTGAAAATCATCAGCATTATAAAAATTTTTTTTATCTTCTTCTAAGAAGAAATTTGCTATGTTTTTCGCTATTGTATAGGTATTTTTTTCGTTTAATTCCAAACGAAATTTTTCTATTGTTAAAATGAAATTTTCTAATTTTTCTTTTGTTTTTTTGTTGATTCTTAGGAAAGGATAATAATTTATCAGATTCTTTAAAAGATTATAAAAAGTTTTCTTCTCCTTTTTAGAGAAATTTAATATTAATTTAATAGCTTTTTTATTTCCTATTTTTTTTTTATTTATACGTAATAGGGATTCCTCTTCGTTAGGATTCGTGATGATTTTTAAATAAGCTAAAAAATCTAGAATTCCTTTCCTTTTATAGAAGGATATGGATCCGTATATTTTGTATGGTATTTTTTTTTCTTTTAGAGCTTGTTCTAGGATATTTGATTGTGTATTGGTTCTATAGAGAATAGCAAAATCTTTATTTTGAAATTTTGTATTTCTTTTAGTGAAATAGATGGAAGAAGCAATGTATTGCGCTTCTATCTTTTCAGAAGAAGCTCCATATATTTTTACTTTCTCACCTTTTTCGTTATTTGTCCAAATTTTTTTAAAGATTTGATTTTTATTAAAAGAAATAATCTTATTAGAGACCTGCACTATGTGATTTGTAGAACGATAATTTTGTTCAAGACGAAAAATTTTTGCTTCATTGTAATCCGTATGAAAATTTAAAATATTTGAGATGTTCGCCCCACGAAAAGCATATATACTTTGAGCATCATCACCTACGGCAAAAATATTTCTATGTTTTAAAGATAAATTTTTAATGATCGTATTTTGAGAAAAATTTGTATCCTGATATTCATCGATTAATATGTATTGGAATTTTTCTTGGTATTTATGTAGTATTTTAGGAAAATGAAAAAATAAATAATTTGTATGAAGTAATATGTCATCAAAATCTAAAGCTTCTGATTTTAAACAACGTTTTACATAATATTCATATATTTTTTTTATATCCTGATATGATTTTTCATTGTTGATAGACTTCAAGTTATTTTTATATTCCGATATTTTTCTTCTGATTTTCGTAGGACTGAGAGATGTTTTAAAATTGAAGTCATCTAATATTTTTTTTATTACATTTTCTGAGTCTCTTTGATCGTAAATAGTGTAATTTGATTTGTAACCAAGCCAATGAGATTCTTTTCGCAAAACCCCTGAAAATATAGAATGAAAAGTCCCAAGGGAGATCTGATTAAAATCCGTTTGATTCAACATATTTGAAATGCGCATCTTCATTTCTTTAGCTGCTTTATTAGTAAAAGTTAAAGCTAATATTCTAGAGGGACTTATTCCTATATTATTGATCATGTGTACTATACGATGTGTAATTACACGGGTTTTTCCGGATCCAGCTCCAGCAATCACTAGAACAGGCCCATGAATTGTTTCTATAATTTTTCGTTGGGAACTATTAAGTGATGATCTATAATCCATATTTTTTATTTTTAGCTTATTTTTCCCCAAAAAGACTTGTAGCATTTATAGAAATGATTTTTAGTGGTTTTATGATTTAACAGAAAATTAGGATTTTTGTTAAAAAATTTTTTAGCAATAGGAATGACTTCTTTTATTAATTTGTAATCTTTAAGAAGATTTGCAATTCGAAAATAAGCATTTCCGCTTTGTTTAGTTCCTATTAAATCTCCACTTCCTCTTAATTGAAGATCTTTTTTAGCTATTTCTAAACCATCTTTAGTTTCGCACATAATTTGCATTCTAAAATGGCTTTCTACACTAATTTTGTCATTAGTCATAAGAAGACAATAACTTTGATGTGGGCCTCTTCCCACCCTCCCTCTTAATTGATGTAATTGAGATAAACCAAAGCAATCTGCATTTTCTATTAAAATCACTGAAGCATTAGGAACATCTACTCCTACTTCTATAACAGTAGTAGAGACCATAATTGGAGTTTCTCCACGTAAAAATCGATTCATTTGAATGTTTTTTTCTTGATAACTCATTCTACCATGTAGAATTCCAATTCGATCTTTTAATTTTGGAAAGTTTTCTTTTATAAATTGATAACCTCTCATTAAATTCATTAAATATTTCGACCCATTTTTTTTGAATTTCTCTATAGTAGGATAAACAATGTATATTTGTCTTCCTTTTTTAATCTGATTCTTTATAATTTCAAGGACTTTAGATCTATTTTTATTGCGAAAGTGAACAGTTTTAATAGGTTTTCTATTTATGGGAAATTCCCTTATAATGGATATCTTTAAGTCATTATAAAGAGTCATGCTTAAAGTTCTAGGAATGGGAGTGGCCGTCATGATTAATATGTGAGGGGGGTTTTCATTTTTTTCTAAAATCTTAGCTCTTTGTTCCACTCCAAAACGCTGTTGCTCATCAATTATAGCTAATCCAAGATTTTTAAAATGGACTGTATCTTGAATCAAAGTGTGTGTTCCTATGAGAATGGAAATTTTTCCGATAAAAACATCATGATATATACATTTTTTCATTTGAATAGAGGTGGAACTAGTTAATAAAGCTAGTTGAATTCCAATTCCAGAAAACATTTTTTTTATAGAAGAATAATGTTGTATTGCTAAAACTTCAGTAGGAACCATTAAACAAGATTGAAATCCATTATCTAAAGCAAGAAGCATGGATAAAACAGCTATTATAGTTTTTCCACACCCTACATCTCCTTGTAATAATCGGTTCATTTGCATAGGTTTTTTTAAATCATTGCGTATTTCTCTGAATACTCTTTTTTGTTCCTCTGTTAAAGGAAATGGTAAACAATATTTGTAGAAGTTATAAAAATTTTTTCCTAATCTTGAAAAGGGATAACTGTTAGATGAAGAACTTTTATTTCTGTTTTTTTTGGATAAAAGGAATAATTTTAAAAAAAATAATTCTTCGAATTTTAAACGATATTTTGCTTGAAATAATTTTTCTAAAGATTGCGGAAAATGTATTTGAATCAATGCTTCCTTCCTTTGCATTAATTCTTTTTTCATAATATCCTGAAGAAATATTTCTTCTATATCATTTTTTGATTCTTCTATTAGATTCTTCAAGATTTCTATCATAAAAGAATTATTTATTCCATTTTCCCTAAGTTTTTTAGGGATGGAATATATAGGATATATAGAGTAATTTTTTTCTGAAAATTTAAATTTTTGAATATCTGGATGAATGATTTGAATTTTTCCTTGAAAATGTTTTACCCTCCCGTGTACTGTTATCGTCATGTTTTTTTTGATGATTTTTCTAAAAAACTTTATGGTCTGGAACCAGACCAATTCAACAGATCCTGTTTCATTCTCTAAATGTGCTACCAATACTTTTCTTTTTTTATTTTGATAGTTTATTTCTTCTAAATGGGTAATTTTTCCTGTTATTTGTATAAGGAGATTTTCGGGATGATTTTTTTTTATTAACTCTGATATATTATTTAATATAAAATAACGGACATATTTTGTAGGATAAAAAAAAAGTAAGATCTTCATATGTATGAATTTGTAATTCTATATTAAATAAACGTGTTTTTTTAAACTGAATCCCTTTAAATATTCTATAGATTTTTCTAATACATTATGTGACATTTTTTTTATATTATCTATCGCATTAAAATGATAATAATAATAAAAAATATTTAATTTTGTCCTGAAAAATGGACATTTAGCTCAGGTGGTTTAGAGCGCTACTTTGACAGAGTAGAGGTCGTCGGTTCAAATCCGATAGTGTCCACATTGTTTTTTTTACATTATTTTTGTAGTATGGTATTAATTACAACAGTTAGAGAGGGAGAATCTATTGATAAAGCCTTGAAGAAATGCAAAAAGAAATTTGATAAAACGCGGATTTTAAAGGAATTTAGAGAAAAACAACAATATATAAAACCTTCTGAAGGTAGGAGAAATGAAATTTTACGAGCTAGATATAGAGAACGTATGCGATTAAAGAAAGAGGAATAAAAAAAAATATAGATGCATCTTTAATTCTATGTATAGCTTCTGTAAAAACTATAAACGAATTTTTGGATTGATAGGAAGAGAAATCAGTTATTCTTTTTCAAGAGACTATTTCATGAAAAAATTTAAAAAAGAATCTATTTCTGAAGTCACTTATGAAATATTCGATATTCCAAAAATAGAAGATGTTTTACGGATTTTTAAAAACCCATTCTTGAAAGGATGCAATATTACTATTCCATATAAAAAGAGCATTATTCCCTTTTTAAATAAACTTATGCCAGAAGCAAAATTTATTGGATCTGTTAATGTAGTAAAGATAAATGAAGAGAAACATCGGATTGGTTATAATACAGATGTTTTAGGTTTTGAGTTTTCTTTCAAAAAGGACATAAATAAATTATCATATAAAAATCAAAAGGCTTTGATTCTTGGAACAGGTGGGGTATCTAGATCAGTTTCCTTTATTCTAAAAAGAATGGGAATCCCATACAGATATGTTTCTAGAAGAAAAAATAAAAATTTTTTGGTTTATGAAGAAGTGAACCAATGTCTTTTAGAAGATCATAAAATTATTATTAACTGCACTCCATTGGGGACTTTTCCAAATATCCATTTATGCCCACCTTTACCTTATAAATTCCTTTCTTCTAAACACTATCTCTATGATTTGGTTTATAATCCATCTAAAACTTTGTTCTTAAAAAAAGGAGAAGAAAAAGGGTCTACGATCAGAAATGGTTTAGAAATGTTACGTATTCAAGCAGAAGAATCTTGGAAGATCTGGAATTCATTAAAATAGGTTTATGAAAAATGAACCATAAAAAAATCTTTATGTATAGGGCTATTCAACTGGCAAAAAATGGATTAGGATCCACTTCTCCTAATCCTATGGTAGGATGTTTAATAGAAAGAAATGGTTTGATTTTATCAGAAGGATGGCATTATAAAGTAGGAATGGATCATGCAGAGGTAAATGCTATTAATAGGGTTGAAAATCCATCTTTATTAACTGATTCGACCCTTTATGTCACATTAGAACCATGCGCACATTTTGGAAAAACTCCTCCTTGTGTTGATTTAATCATTAAAAGTAAGATCCCTAGAGTGGTAATAGGAATACAAGATCCTTGTCATAAGGTAAACGGTTTGGGGATAAAAAAATTGAGAGAAAATGGAATAGAAGTGATAGAAAATGTTTTAAAGGATCAGTGTCGCATTTTAAATAAACGTTTTTTTACTTTTTATGAAAAAAAGAGACCTTATATTATATTGAAATGGGCGCAAAGTGATGATGGTTTTATGGATTCTTTGAAAGGGAATGAGAAAGAAAAACCTTCATGGATTAGTGGAATTTATTCTAGACAATTGAGTCATAAATGGAGATCTGAAGAGGATAGTATTTTAGTAGGAAGAAAAACCGTGTTTAATGATAATCCAAAATTAGATGTTAGAGAATGGTTCGGATCAGATCCAATTAGAATTTTTATGGATAGAAAATTGAGTATATCTACTTCTTATTTTATTTTGGATGGAACGAAAAAAACAATTGTTTTTACCGAAAAGAAAAAAGAAAAT
Protein-coding sequences here:
- the recG gene encoding ATP-dependent DNA helicase RecG encodes the protein MKILLFFYPTKYVRYFILNNISELIKKNHPENLLIQITGKITHLEEINYQNKKRKVLVAHLENETGSVELVWFQTIKFFRKIIKKNMTITVHGRVKHFQGKIQIIHPDIQKFKFSEKNYSIYPIYSIPKKLRENGINNSFMIEILKNLIEESKNDIEEIFLQDIMKKELMQRKEALIQIHFPQSLEKLFQAKYRLKFEELFFLKLFLLSKKNRNKSSSSNSYPFSRLGKNFYNFYKYCLPFPLTEEQKRVFREIRNDLKKPMQMNRLLQGDVGCGKTIIAVLSMLLALDNGFQSCLMVPTEVLAIQHYSSIKKMFSGIGIQLALLTSSTSIQMKKCIYHDVFIGKISILIGTHTLIQDTVHFKNLGLAIIDEQQRFGVEQRAKILEKNENPPHILIMTATPIPRTLSMTLYNDLKISIIREFPINRKPIKTVHFRNKNRSKVLEIIKNQIKKGRQIYIVYPTIEKFKKNGSKYLMNLMRGYQFIKENFPKLKDRIGILHGRMSYQEKNIQMNRFLRGETPIMVSTTVIEVGVDVPNASVILIENADCFGLSQLHQLRGRVGRGPHQSYCLLMTNDKISVESHFRMQIMCETKDGLEIAKKDLQLRGSGDLIGTKQSGNAYFRIANLLKDYKLIKEVIPIAKKFFNKNPNFLLNHKTTKNHFYKCYKSFWGKIS
- the rpsU gene encoding 30S ribosomal protein S21, coding for MVLITTVREGESIDKALKKCKKKFDKTRILKEFREKQQYIKPSEGRRNEILRARYRERMRLKKEE
- a CDS encoding shikimate dehydrogenase, whose product is MYSFCKNYKRIFGLIGREISYSFSRDYFMKKFKKESISEVTYEIFDIPKIEDVLRIFKNPFLKGCNITIPYKKSIIPFLNKLMPEAKFIGSVNVVKINEEKHRIGYNTDVLGFEFSFKKDINKLSYKNQKALILGTGGVSRSVSFILKRMGIPYRYVSRRKNKNFLVYEEVNQCLLEDHKIIINCTPLGTFPNIHLCPPLPYKFLSSKHYLYDLVYNPSKTLFLKKGEEKGSTIRNGLEMLRIQAEESWKIWNSLK
- the ribD gene encoding bifunctional diaminohydroxyphosphoribosylaminopyrimidine deaminase/5-amino-6-(5-phosphoribosylamino)uracil reductase RibD; translated protein: MNHKKIFMYRAIQLAKNGLGSTSPNPMVGCLIERNGLILSEGWHYKVGMDHAEVNAINRVENPSLLTDSTLYVTLEPCAHFGKTPPCVDLIIKSKIPRVVIGIQDPCHKVNGLGIKKLRENGIEVIENVLKDQCRILNKRFFTFYEKKRPYIILKWAQSDDGFMDSLKGNEKEKPSWISGIYSRQLSHKWRSEEDSILVGRKTVFNDNPKLDVREWFGSDPIRIFMDRKLSISTSYFILDGTKKTIVFTEKKKENQKNTEFVQISFDKEIIKNILNYLYQKNILSLIVEGGRMTLESFLKENIWDESRIFICNIFLKDGLRAPVIDGRVIKNMYIGEKDKLIIKIPS